CGGCTGCGACGGAATGACCGGAACGATCGCCCCAGTCCCAGGCGATGGGTCGCCGGGAACAATAGATCTTCTGGGGTCTCCAACAAGAGGGGTAAAGCTCGCTACTTCTTTTTCTTCTTCTTCTTATCTTTCTTTTTTCTCTTATCTTTTTTCTTTTTCGCTTTCTTGTCTTTTTTCTTCTTCTTTTCGCTTTTCTCTTCTTTCGACTCCGGCGCTTGCTCTTCAGCCGGCGAGGGTTCGTCCGAGCTCTCCTTCGCTTCAGGCCGCTCAGCGGCTGCCAGCAAGGCAGCGGCTGCGGCGATCACCTCGACGGCCCGGGCCTCGGCGAATCCCTGAACGGCGCATACCTTGCCGACCTCCGCCGTCGCCAAGGCGTCGACGGTCCCGAGCCCCTGCGCCTCGAGAGCGCGTGCCGTGCTCGGCCCCACGCCTCGTATATCCGTG
Above is a genomic segment from Kiloniellales bacterium containing:
- a CDS encoding helix-hairpin-helix domain-containing protein, whose product is MKATITDIRGVGPSTARALEAQGLGTVDALATAEVGKVCAVQGFAEARAVEVIAAAAALLAAAERPEAKESSDEPSPAEEQAPESKEEKSEKKKKKDKKAKKKKDKRKKKDKKKKKKK